Proteins from a genomic interval of Zingiber officinale cultivar Zhangliang chromosome 1B, Zo_v1.1, whole genome shotgun sequence:
- the LOC121968972 gene encoding protein disulfide isomerase-like 5-4, whose translation MISASKLKSVDFYRKIPRDLTEASLSGAGLSIIAAFFIMFLFGMELNNYLTVSTLTSVIVDRSSDGEFLRIDFNISFPALSCEFASVDVSDVLGTNRLNITKTIRKFSIDPNLVSTGSEFHSGPIPVINKHGDDIEEDSEGSDSLTLENFEKYSHRYSILVVNFFAPWCSWSNRLKPSWERAAKIMKERYDPEMDGRILLGKVDCTQEPGLCRRHHIQGYPSIRIFRKGNDVKESYGHHEHESYYGERDTDSLVAAMEAFVAAMPRALEDKSNHSKRPAPLTSGCRIEGFVRVKKVPGNLVFSAHSGAHSFDPSQINVSHVVSQFSFGKKLSTRMMSEVKRLTPYLGASHDRLMGQSYITHHDHAHDNVTIEHYLQVVKTEIVSRRSSQEYKLLEEYEYTAHSSLVHSLYIPVAKFHFEPSPMQVLVTEVPKSFSHFITNICAIIGGVFTVAGILDSIFHNTVRLVKKVELGKQF comes from the exons ATGATCTCCGCAAGCAAGCTCAAATCCGTTGATTTCTACAG GAAAATACCCCGAGATTTGACGGAGGCATCACTTTCTGGTGCAGGATTATCCATCATAGCAGCATTCTTCATCATGTTTTTGTTTGGAATG GAGCTAAACAATTATTTGACAGTGAGCACATTGACATCTGTAATTGTTGATAGAAGTTCAGATGGCGAGTTTTTGCGAATTGATTTTAACATAAG CTTCCCAGCATTATCATGTGAATTTGCATCTGTTGATGTGAGCGATGTACTGGGAACA AACAGGTTAAATATTACAAAAACAATTCGCAAGTTTTCTATAGATCCGAACCTGGTATCAACTGGATCTGAATTTCATTCGGGACCAATCCCTGTGATAAATAAACATGGGGATGATATTGAAGAGGATAGTGAAGGCTCTGATTCGTTGACTTTGGAGAATTTCGAAAAATATTCACACCG GTATTCAATCCTAGTTGTCAATTTTTTTGCACCCTGGTGTTCCTggagcaatcgactg AAACCATCATGGGAGAGAGCAGCGAAAATAATGAAGGAAAG GTATGATCCTGAGATGGACGGACGAATATTGTTAGGAAAGGTGGATTGCACTCAAGAACCGGGCTTATGTAGAAG GCACCATATTCAAGGCTATCCATCTATCCGAATTTTCAGGAAAGGGAATGATGTTAA GGAAAGCTATGGACATCATGAGCATGAATCTTACTATGGAGAGCGTGACACAGACAGCTTAGTAGCG GCCATGGAAGCTTTTGTTGCTGCTATGCCAAGAGCATTGGAGGATAAGTCTAATCACTCAAAACGTCCTGCACCATTAACTAGTGGATGTAGAATAGAAGGTTTTGTACGTGTTAAGAAG GTTCCTGGTAATCTTGTTTTCTCAGCTCACTCGGGAGCACACTCCTTCGATCCATCTCAAATAAATGTCTCGCATGTTGTTTCACAATTTTCATTTGGAAAAAAGCTCTCAACCAGGATGATGTCAGAAGTGAAGAGACTAACACCATATCTCGGTGCAAGTCATGATCGGTTGATGGGACAATCATACATTACTCATCATGATCATGCACACGATAATGTTACT ATAGAACACTATCTCCAAGTCGTAAAAACAGAAATAGTGTCAAGAAGATCTTCACAAGAATACAAATTGCTGGAGGAGTACGAGTACACAGCCCACAGTAGTTTGGTGCATAGTCTTTACATCCCCGTTGCCAAATTCCATTTCGAGCCGTCTCCCATGCAG GTCTTGGTAACTGAAGTCCCAAAATCCTTCTCCCACTTCATCACCAACATTTGTGCCATCATTGGAGGCGTATTCACG GTTGCAGGAATACTGGATTCAATTTTCCACAACACTGTTCGACTTGTGAAGAAGGTTGAGTTAGGCAAGCAATTTTGA